A window of Oncorhynchus tshawytscha isolate Ot180627B linkage group LG10, Otsh_v2.0, whole genome shotgun sequence contains these coding sequences:
- the LOC112260088 gene encoding zinc finger protein 16-like — MSRKRNHSFTETSLSPDPQNTFMDTPGPTARAEDDFLEFEPDEELLCSVSDITEHLGRNITVVLETALSEIRKIVTVRIRVLKIELREKTDEIEVLKARLEIQREGRDPYPSGMTTEASSVFRKSDFHSGSKHSNDPKKAKPAMPGVKKENINAICDYLMKDKNSRGAEADSDPSNPPSGSDRDSRHEPQPHSLNLWPDTIPDAGSGDEESDSNTDDLFGILPSGSKRIYDYEWMTGVEYTSDLKGMREPKCETIPDEDEEEKDEGDESNKRDGGLEHPSAPFSHDAHTPDFPLAPQASSGGEGDSSVDRLEPGQQFPSHTYLCPLCGTFCPDSLFLEEHIKLIHGNTTGTHSALQSTSTTLLTLGEGSSNSKRGLGVLEGGSMGAGSGGMSLARGGGGGGTREKKVEGGYECGDCGRHFNYLGNLRQHQRIHTGEKPFICPECGERFRHAARLKSHRLGHNGGQSPFPCPQCGKGFPVLSGLKRHQRVHTGESPYACQQCGRRFKELGNLYTHQRIHSGATPYCCQQCGRSFRHLGTYKSHRCTPIQ, encoded by the exons ATGAGCCGCAAAAGAAACCACAGTTTCACCGAAACAAGCCTTTCTCCCGACCCCCAAAACACATTCATGGACACGCCGGGGCCTACGGCGAGAGCCGAAGATGATTTCTTGGAATTCGAACCCGACGAGGAGCTACTCTGCTCGGTGAGCGACATCACCGAACACCTTGGAAGAAACATAACAGTGGTGCTCGAAACAGCATTGTCCGAAATCAGGAAAATTGTCACCGTCAGGATACGGGTTCTGAAAATTGAGCTTCGGGAGAAAACAGACGAAATTGAAGTCCTTAAAGCAAGGCTGGAGATACAAAGAGAAGGTAGGGACCCGTACCCCAGCGGAATGACCACCGAGGCATCATCTGTATTCCGAAAATCAGACTTCCATTCGGGCAGCAAGCACAGCAACGACCCCAAGAAAGCCAAACCAGCCATGCCTGGCGTAAAGAAAGAAAACATCAATGCAATTTGCGATTATCTGATGAAAGATAAGAATTCACGGGGGGCTGAAGCGGACAGCGATCCGAGCAATCCTCCGTCTGGTAGTGACAGGGACAGCCGCCACGAACCCCAGCCGCACTCCCTCAACCTGTGGCCGGACACCATCCCTGACGCGGGGTCTGGGGATGAGGAGTCGGACTCGAACACGGATGACCTATTCGGCATACTACCATCGGGAAGCAAACGGATCTACGACTATGAATGGATGACGGGTGTGGAGTACACGTCGGATTTGAAAG GTATGAGGGAGCCTAAATGTGAGACAATACCAGATGAAGACGAAGAAGAGAAAGACGAGGGTGATGAGTCAAACAAAAGGGATGGTGGATTGGAGCATCCCTCAGCACCTTTCTCCCATGACGCCCACACCCCTGACTTTCCCCTGGCCCCCCAGGCCTCttcaggaggggagggggacagttCTGTGGATCGACTagaaccag GCCAGCAGTTTCCCTCCCACACATACCTCTGCCCGCTGTGTGGAACCTTCTGCCCCGACTCCTTGTTCCTGGAGGAACACATCAAACTGATACACGGCAACACCACCGGCACCCACAGCGCCCTGCAgtccacctccaccacactcctcaCCCTGGGGGAGGGTAGCAGTAACTCAAAGCGGGGGTTGGGGGTGCTGGAAGGTGGGAGCATGGGGGCTGGGTCTGGGGGGATGAGCCTAGCAAGAGGAGGAGGCGGGGGAGGTACGAGGGAGAAGAAAGTGGAAGGGGGCTACGAGTGTGGCGACTGTGGCCGCCATTTCAACTACTTGGGCAACCTACGGCAGCACCAGCGCATCCATACAGGGGAAAAGCCCTTCATATGCCCCGAGTGTGGGGAGAGGTTCCGGCACGCTGCCCGATTGAAGAGTCACCGGCTGGGGCACAATGGCGGGCAGAGCCCCTTCCCTTGCCCCCAGTGTGGGAAAGGCTTCCCGGTACTCTCCGGCTTAAAGAGGCACCAGCGGGTGCATACAGGGGAGAGCCCATACGCGTGCCAGCAGTGTGGGCGGCGCTTCAAGGAGCTTGGTAACCTGTATACCCACCAGAGGATCCATAGTGGTGCCACACCCTATTGCTGCCAGCAATGTGGGAGGAGCTTCCGTCACCTGGGCACCTACAAGAGCCACCGCTGCACCCCAATACAGTGA